The Leptospira selangorensis sequence AAACTAGCGGCCAAGGATAAAGATAGGACCGCTAATATTAAACTTCTTCTTTTATTTATGAACATTATAAAAATATTATCTAGTTACTAAAGGATGGTTTTGATCCCCTTTAGAAGACCATTCCCACATAGATCCTGCATAATTTTTTGCATTATAACCCAAAGAGACCAGAACGGATGTCATCCAACCCGATCTAACCCCTCCGGTACAATAAGAGATCACAGTCTTATCTTTGGAAATCCCTAATTCGTATAATTTAGAAACAATTTTGGATTCGCTTAATAGATATCCGTCTTTGTCCAAGAATTGTTTATAATAGATCCACTTTGCCCCAGGAAGATGTCCTCCTCTGGATTCTCCGTAAGGAGTTTGGCCTAAAAATTCTCTTTCTTCTCTGGTGTCTATGAATGCGAATTTTTTATCCGAAAGTTCGGATTGGATCAATTTGGAATCTGCCGACCAATTTTTATTTTCAGAAGCGGAAACGTTTATTTTAGAAAGAATTTCAGGGCGATTTGGGACAGGAGAATTAGAAGCCTTTTGCAAAGCGTTAATTCCTCCATCCACTATAAATGATTTAGAAAAACCTAATGTGCGCAGAGACCATACAATCCTACCTTCTTCTCCCCATCCTCCTGTAGGGTCCCCGAATACCAAAACGATCTTATTGGTATCCAATCCTTTTTTCCGTAGGAGTTCCTTCGCTTCTGAAGCCTG is a genomic window containing:
- a CDS encoding sulfurtransferase, producing the protein MKLIISFGIVFLISSSLFASEKLSGVRGWFISAPEALYLHSQGALFVDARDGIKVSTFSKSVPLGWQEISQKEFPNQGNLVQASEAKELLRKKGLDTNKIVLVFGDPTGGWGEEGRIVWSLRTLGFSKSFIVDGGINALQKASNSPVPNRPEILSKINVSASENKNWSADSKLIQSELSDKKFAFIDTREEREFLGQTPYGESRGGHLPGAKWIYYKQFLDKDGYLLSESKIVSKLYELGISKDKTVISYCTGGVRSGWMTSVLVSLGYNAKNYAGSMWEWSSKGDQNHPLVTR